A region from the Actinoplanes sp. OR16 genome encodes:
- a CDS encoding RNA polymerase sigma factor SigF, producing MTVTETKTAVPSKTAASAKAPVDSAAELLSALAAMPAGHPSRASLRDQAIEAWLPLARHLAHRYSGRGEPTDDLIQTATVGLIKAVDKFDPERGVDFAGYAIPTIIGEIKRHFRDRTWSVRVPRRLQELRLAITEANSTLTHSLGRSPTVADIAVHLGITEEEVLEGLEGARAYNATSLSTPISADGNTELGDTLGGEDHEYEIAETRVSLGPALATLDEREQKILTLRFYGNLTQSQIADQIGISQMHVSRLLTKALTKLRGQLSADAI from the coding sequence ATGACCGTGACCGAGACGAAGACGGCGGTGCCGTCAAAGACCGCTGCCAGTGCCAAGGCTCCGGTGGACAGCGCGGCCGAACTGCTCAGCGCCCTCGCCGCGATGCCGGCCGGCCACCCGTCCCGTGCGTCGCTGCGGGACCAGGCGATCGAGGCCTGGCTGCCGCTGGCGCGTCACCTCGCCCACCGCTACTCGGGCCGTGGCGAACCCACCGACGACCTCATCCAGACCGCCACCGTCGGCCTGATCAAGGCCGTTGACAAGTTCGATCCGGAGCGCGGTGTCGACTTCGCCGGCTACGCGATCCCGACCATCATCGGTGAGATCAAGCGGCACTTCCGCGACCGGACCTGGTCCGTGCGGGTGCCCCGCCGGCTGCAGGAGCTGCGCCTGGCGATCACCGAGGCCAACAGCACGCTCACCCACTCGCTCGGCCGTTCTCCGACGGTCGCTGACATCGCCGTCCACCTCGGGATCACCGAGGAGGAGGTGCTCGAGGGTCTGGAGGGCGCGCGTGCCTACAACGCGACGAGCCTCTCCACCCCGATCTCCGCGGACGGCAACACCGAGCTCGGCGACACGCTCGGCGGCGAGGACCACGAGTACGAGATCGCCGAGACCCGCGTGTCCCTCGGTCCCGCGCTCGCAACTCTCGACGAGCGGGAGCAGAAGATCCTGACGCTCCGCTTCTACGGCAACCTGACGCAGTCGCAGATCGCCGACCAGATCGGCATCTCGCAGATGCACGTGTCGCGCCTGCTCACCAAGGCTCTGACGAAGCTGCGCGGCCAGCTGTCCGCCGACGCGATCTGA
- a CDS encoding SDR family oxidoreductase has protein sequence MQRFTFAGRTCVITGAAGGIGGALAVELAKRRAVLALVDRDAEGLERVADVCREVGRAEVSTYDMDLSDGGDRLDLAAAVLGRHGPADLVINNAGVTLTGTFEQNSIADVDWLLEINLHAVIRTTKAFLPQLLDRPGSHIVNMSSLFGLLAPPGQVAYATSKYAVRGFTEALRHELAPREVGVTVVHPGGIRTGIAANARVSGLDPDGEQAAQARRFAEAALTMPPEEAARQIVAAIQSRRPRLVITREARAGDWLARIAPARYWTISELVARRLR, from the coding sequence GTGCAGCGGTTCACCTTCGCGGGACGTACCTGTGTCATCACCGGGGCGGCCGGCGGGATCGGCGGGGCGCTCGCCGTCGAGCTGGCGAAGAGGCGCGCTGTTCTGGCTCTCGTCGACCGGGACGCCGAAGGCCTGGAACGGGTGGCCGACGTTTGCCGTGAGGTCGGAAGAGCTGAAGTGTCGACGTACGACATGGATTTGAGCGATGGAGGCGACCGCCTTGACCTGGCCGCGGCGGTCTTGGGCCGCCATGGCCCGGCCGATCTTGTGATCAACAACGCCGGGGTGACGCTGACCGGGACGTTCGAGCAGAACAGCATCGCCGACGTGGACTGGCTTCTGGAGATCAACCTGCACGCGGTGATCCGGACGACGAAGGCGTTCCTGCCGCAGCTGCTGGACCGGCCGGGATCGCACATCGTCAACATGTCGAGCCTGTTCGGGCTGCTCGCGCCGCCGGGGCAGGTGGCGTACGCGACGAGCAAGTACGCGGTTCGCGGTTTCACCGAGGCGCTGCGGCACGAGCTGGCGCCGCGCGAGGTGGGGGTGACAGTGGTGCATCCGGGCGGGATCCGTACCGGCATCGCGGCGAACGCGCGGGTCAGCGGCCTCGACCCGGACGGTGAGCAGGCGGCGCAGGCTCGACGGTTCGCCGAGGCGGCGCTCACCATGCCGCCCGAGGAGGCGGCCCGGCAGATCGTCGCCGCGATCCAGTCCCGCCGCCCGCGCCTGGTGATCACCCGGGAGGCGCGGGCCGGTGACTGGCTGGCCCGGATCGCGCCGGCCCGGTACTGGACGATCAGCGAGCTGGTGGCGCGGCGACTCCGCTGA
- a CDS encoding alkaline phosphatase family protein, whose protein sequence is MAPSWRTEVRALFAWRRVLNRMRAVLRSAVTTFVVLTLTLWLMPGVASTDVLDILGLVVLVAAVGAVLRPLLLVGITALGGWGAMLLGVVAQVAVMVIALELDPAEQISGLPTLVAAAIMAVVVAALLDWMADSGSDDTFVREARRLMRGVRRRAARRAGGPLITFRRPRPGAEPGLLIVQLDGVAEPVLRWAVRAGNLPTLGHWLRTGSHTMRGWHTGLPSTTPASQAGILHGATRQIPGFRWYEKETGKLMVSNRPRDAAIIEKRLSDGNGLLRDGGVSISNAFSGDAVTNLLTVSHAALPGRSARGWAAFMASPYGFTRALVLGVAEVFTELHQARLQRRRNLQPRVSRSGAFLALRPASMLLRDVNVSLMAEQMARGVPAIYCDLVDYDEVAHHAGPARPESMRQLESLDRMLGVLQRLAPEAARNYHLVVLSDHGQSQGATFRQRYGETLDEVTDRLAGPDHAAGPRLPAEEEGKVVPETTAPPAAPLLVVSSGNLSMIYLTRFPRRLHRAAIDHAYPDLIDGLAMHPGVGVVVAQTEEGPVAYGTDGSHRLRDGFVAGSDPLLPYGPSACHDLLRHQSAAHVGDLVVISAVDPVTHEVAAFEELVGSHGGLGGWQTDAVLVHPAGWPVSHVLNGPDAVHRQLVDWLTMLGLRDRDALPPSPPLHVEDLDARLSSSRDG, encoded by the coding sequence GTGGCACCGAGCTGGCGCACCGAGGTGCGCGCCCTGTTCGCCTGGCGGCGCGTCCTCAACCGGATGCGCGCCGTGCTGCGCAGCGCCGTCACCACGTTCGTGGTGCTCACGCTCACCCTCTGGCTGATGCCCGGGGTCGCCAGCACCGACGTGCTCGACATCCTCGGCCTGGTCGTGCTGGTGGCCGCCGTCGGCGCGGTGCTGCGGCCGCTGCTGCTGGTCGGCATCACCGCCCTCGGCGGCTGGGGTGCCATGCTCCTCGGCGTGGTCGCCCAGGTCGCGGTCATGGTGATCGCCCTGGAACTCGACCCGGCCGAGCAGATCAGCGGCCTGCCCACGCTGGTCGCCGCCGCGATCATGGCGGTCGTGGTGGCCGCCCTGCTGGACTGGATGGCCGACAGCGGCAGCGACGACACGTTCGTCCGGGAAGCCCGGCGGCTGATGCGCGGGGTCCGGCGCCGGGCCGCCCGCCGGGCCGGCGGTCCCCTGATCACCTTCCGCCGCCCGCGTCCCGGCGCCGAGCCGGGCCTGCTGATCGTGCAGCTCGACGGCGTGGCCGAGCCGGTGCTGCGCTGGGCGGTCCGGGCCGGCAACCTGCCGACGCTCGGGCACTGGCTGCGGACCGGCAGCCACACGATGCGCGGCTGGCACACCGGGCTGCCGTCGACCACCCCGGCCTCGCAGGCCGGCATCCTGCACGGCGCGACCCGGCAGATCCCCGGCTTCCGCTGGTACGAGAAGGAGACCGGCAAGCTGATGGTCTCCAACCGCCCGCGCGACGCCGCGATCATCGAGAAGCGGCTCAGCGACGGCAACGGCCTGCTCCGCGACGGCGGCGTGAGCATCAGCAACGCGTTCAGCGGCGACGCCGTGACGAACCTGCTCACGGTCAGCCACGCGGCGCTGCCCGGCCGGTCGGCACGGGGCTGGGCCGCGTTCATGGCCTCGCCCTACGGCTTCACGCGTGCTCTCGTGCTCGGCGTCGCCGAGGTCTTCACCGAACTGCACCAGGCTCGTCTCCAGCGGCGCCGCAACCTGCAGCCCCGGGTCAGCCGGTCCGGCGCGTTCCTGGCGCTGCGTCCCGCGTCGATGCTGCTGCGCGACGTGAACGTGTCGCTGATGGCCGAGCAGATGGCCCGCGGCGTGCCGGCGATCTACTGCGACCTGGTCGACTACGACGAGGTCGCGCACCACGCCGGCCCGGCCCGCCCGGAGTCGATGCGCCAGCTGGAGAGCCTGGACCGGATGCTCGGCGTGCTGCAACGGCTCGCGCCGGAGGCGGCCCGCAACTACCACCTCGTGGTCCTCTCCGATCACGGGCAGAGCCAGGGCGCCACGTTCCGCCAGCGGTACGGCGAAACCCTCGACGAGGTCACCGACCGGCTGGCCGGCCCGGATCACGCGGCCGGTCCGCGGCTGCCCGCCGAGGAGGAGGGCAAGGTCGTGCCGGAGACCACGGCGCCACCGGCAGCGCCGCTGCTCGTGGTGTCGTCCGGCAACCTGTCGATGATCTACCTGACCCGCTTCCCGCGGCGGCTGCACCGGGCGGCGATCGATCACGCGTACCCGGACCTGATCGACGGGCTGGCCATGCACCCGGGCGTCGGCGTGGTGGTGGCGCAGACCGAGGAGGGCCCGGTCGCCTACGGGACGGACGGCTCCCACCGCCTCCGCGACGGCTTCGTGGCGGGCAGCGATCCGCTCCTGCCGTACGGGCCGTCCGCCTGCCATGACCTGCTGCGGCACCAGAGCGCGGCGCACGTCGGCGACCTCGTGGTGATCAGCGCGGTCGACCCGGTCACGCATGAGGTGGCGGCGTTCGAGGAGTTGGTCGGCTCGCACGGCGGCCTCGGCGGCTGGCAGACCGACGCCGTCCTGGTCCATCCGGCGGGCTGGCCGGTCAGCCATGTCCTGAACGGCCCGGACGCCGTACACCGGCAGCTCGTCGACTGGCTGACCATGCTGGGGCTGCGAGACCGCGATGCGCTGCCGCCGAGTCCGCCGCTGCATGTGGAGGACCTCGACGCGCGACTTTCCTCCAGCCGGGATGGTTAG
- a CDS encoding ATP-binding protein, with product MTALPASVPPGEAVELGRWTVENYPGLRPLRAALRKAVSEVVPSLVPPLAASPRADLGAAGVSSARADLGAAGVSPSRADLGAPVGSTSDGDLGEEDDVAERIAVVATELATNALRHGRPPAEVRLLRVASLLVVDACDHDPDAEPQFDTERPLGQGGLGLLLARTFALEVGWYRDGSSKHVWASFPA from the coding sequence ATGACCGCGCTTCCCGCTTCGGTGCCTCCGGGTGAGGCGGTGGAACTCGGCCGATGGACGGTCGAGAACTACCCGGGTCTGCGCCCTCTCCGGGCCGCGTTGCGCAAGGCCGTGAGCGAGGTAGTGCCGTCACTGGTTCCACCGCTTGCCGCTTCCCCTCGCGCGGATCTTGGAGCGGCAGGCGTTTCGTCCGCTCGCGCAGATCTTGGAGCGGCAGGCGTTTCGCCCTCCCGTGCGGATCTTGGAGCGCCGGTCGGCTCCACCTCTGATGGCGACCTTGGAGAAGAGGACGACGTCGCCGAGCGGATCGCGGTGGTGGCGACCGAGCTCGCGACGAACGCGCTGCGGCACGGCCGGCCCCCGGCGGAGGTACGCCTTCTTCGCGTCGCGAGTCTTCTCGTGGTGGACGCCTGCGATCACGATCCCGACGCCGAGCCGCAGTTCGACACGGAACGACCTCTCGGCCAGGGCGGGCTCGGGCTGCTGCTCGCCCGGACCTTCGCCCTCGAGGTCGGCTGGTACCGCGACGGCTCCTCAAAACACGTCTGGGCCAGCTTCCCCGCCTGA
- a CDS encoding DedA family protein, with translation MPPSADLPGFLDSVAPILDRWGYLAIGGVIGVESFGVPAPGQTIMVAASIYAGAGRMNIWFVAVISFVAAVAGDNIGYWIGLRGGRKAVHRWGKYIFVTPERLDRAEKFFARRGNRIIVVARFIDGLRQLNGVIAGITKMPWRTFLLYNAIGALLWVGWWCTVAHLLGTHIVKIMEHAHKYSWVAFVLLLLAIGGYAFWHVRHIRRRRARLAAAVEEPQQT, from the coding sequence ATGCCACCTTCAGCCGATCTCCCCGGGTTCCTGGACAGCGTCGCGCCGATCCTGGACCGCTGGGGCTACCTCGCCATCGGCGGAGTCATCGGCGTGGAGAGTTTCGGCGTACCGGCCCCTGGTCAGACGATCATGGTAGCGGCGTCCATCTATGCGGGCGCCGGCCGGATGAACATCTGGTTCGTCGCGGTCATCTCGTTCGTGGCGGCGGTGGCCGGCGACAACATCGGCTACTGGATCGGCCTGCGCGGCGGCCGCAAGGCAGTGCACCGCTGGGGCAAGTACATCTTCGTCACCCCGGAGCGGCTCGACCGCGCCGAGAAGTTCTTCGCCCGGCGTGGCAACCGGATCATCGTGGTGGCCCGCTTCATCGACGGGTTGCGCCAGCTCAACGGCGTGATCGCCGGCATCACGAAGATGCCGTGGCGCACCTTCCTGCTCTACAACGCGATCGGCGCGCTGCTCTGGGTCGGCTGGTGGTGCACGGTGGCCCACCTGCTCGGCACCCACATCGTCAAGATCATGGAGCACGCCCACAAATACTCCTGGGTCGCGTTCGTGCTCCTCCTGCTCGCGATCGGCGGATACGCCTTCTGGCACGTCCGGCACATCCGCCGCCGCCGGGCCCGTCTCGCCGCCGCGGTCGAAGAGCCACAGCAGACCTGA